One Bacteriovorax sp. PP10 DNA window includes the following coding sequences:
- a CDS encoding UdgX family uracil-DNA binding protein (This protein belongs to the uracil DNA glycosylase superfamily, members of which act in excision repair of DNA. However, it belongs more specifically to UdgX branch, whose founding member was found to bind uracil in DNA (where it does not belong), without cleaving it, appears to promote DNA repair by a pathway involving RecA, rather than base excision.) codes for MKIVSIEPTFESWRKNARTLLEDKIHFEDVVWQTTTTGSLFDCMPDDHRQKPSTVKIPREFIKDAAFVSTYNDDSTWSLLYRLLYRIAYEQKKLMDNPLDNDVLDFHRRMKLVGRDLHKMHAFVRFKEIKHNDESIYMAWHRPDHRILKLSAPFFTDRFNGMNWIIFTEDESMSWINNELSFGPGISQKEAEAYDETEELWKTYYASTFNPARLKVKMMKSELPVRHWATLPEAQLIDGLIKEAPYMVDRFIETQRTSAVASIPVNVSSLSELRTALPNCSACTICSKATNPVFGEGPVNADIVFVGEQPGLEEDIAGSPFVGPAGRLFMQALEEADIKREDVYLTNAVKAFKWKDQDGFKKHVNPSSFEISACRPWVKAELEMIRPKILVCLGASAAQSVFGKVMKVHDSHGKVFQTSLSDYTIILPHPSAILRMPDLQEQERMLVQFLNDISDLKDLLEMKPLSLVAKNSNFLQAAFN; via the coding sequence ATGAAAATCGTATCCATTGAACCTACATTTGAATCATGGAGGAAAAATGCAAGGACTTTGCTTGAAGATAAGATCCATTTCGAAGACGTTGTTTGGCAAACTACTACTACTGGATCTCTTTTTGATTGTATGCCAGATGATCATAGACAAAAACCTTCTACTGTAAAGATACCACGTGAGTTTATTAAAGATGCTGCTTTTGTTTCTACTTACAATGATGACTCTACCTGGTCTCTACTTTATCGCTTACTTTACAGAATTGCTTACGAACAAAAAAAATTAATGGATAACCCGCTTGATAACGACGTTCTCGACTTTCATAGACGTATGAAACTCGTCGGCCGTGATCTGCACAAAATGCACGCCTTCGTGCGCTTTAAGGAGATTAAACACAATGACGAATCAATTTACATGGCTTGGCACCGTCCTGATCATCGTATCCTTAAACTTTCTGCTCCATTTTTTACAGATCGCTTTAACGGCATGAACTGGATCATCTTCACCGAAGATGAGTCTATGAGTTGGATAAATAATGAATTAAGTTTTGGCCCTGGGATTTCTCAGAAAGAGGCCGAAGCTTATGACGAAACGGAGGAGTTATGGAAAACGTACTACGCTTCAACATTCAATCCCGCACGCTTAAAAGTAAAAATGATGAAAAGCGAATTACCGGTCCGCCACTGGGCGACCTTGCCTGAAGCACAGTTAATAGATGGACTTATTAAAGAGGCACCGTACATGGTAGATAGATTTATTGAAACACAAAGAACATCGGCCGTTGCTAGTATTCCAGTTAATGTGAGCTCACTTTCAGAATTGAGAACTGCTCTACCTAATTGTTCTGCTTGTACGATTTGCTCTAAAGCGACTAATCCTGTTTTTGGCGAGGGGCCAGTAAACGCGGATATCGTTTTTGTCGGAGAGCAGCCGGGACTTGAAGAAGATATTGCGGGGTCGCCGTTTGTTGGTCCTGCGGGAAGATTATTTATGCAAGCTCTTGAGGAGGCAGATATTAAACGTGAGGATGTTTATCTTACCAATGCAGTTAAAGCTTTTAAATGGAAAGATCAAGATGGGTTTAAGAAGCACGTCAATCCCTCTTCATTTGAAATTTCTGCCTGCAGACCGTGGGTAAAAGCTGAACTAGAAATGATACGTCCAAAAATTTTAGTTTGTCTTGGAGCGAGTGCTGCTCAGTCGGTATTTGGAAAAGTAATGAAAGTGCATGACTCGCATGGGAAAGTTTTTCAGACATCATTGTCTGATTATACGATTATCTTGCCTCACCCTTCGGCGATTTTGAGAATGCCTGACTTGCAAGAACAAGAGCGAATGTTAGTTCAGTTTTTAAATGATATTTCTGATTTAAAAGATTTGTTAGAAATGAAACCGTTGTCTTTAGTTGCTAAAAATTCAAATTTTCTTCAAGCAGCATTTAATTAG
- a CDS encoding glycosyltransferase family 2 protein — MLVDVIIPTFNRAQVMTRAIDSVLAQTYKNFILHIVDDGSTDDTQAVLEKYKNHSQVKIHFQNNNGVSAARNLAAFASAGSWISFLDSDDEWMPNKLEIQMKYLNEHPDYNFLHSEELWIRNGVRVNPKVKHLKSNDNIFVRSLDFCIISPSTVILKRELFLKHQGFDKNFIVCEDYDLWLKVLLTENIAFISTPLIEKHGGHADQLSTKFVAMDYWRIKSLVNLFKSPLANESQKELIKNVILKKSELLLKSYIKYENQKSFDEIQSELASIDLTVLL; from the coding sequence ATGTTAGTTGATGTCATCATCCCCACTTTTAATCGTGCCCAAGTCATGACTCGTGCTATCGACTCTGTCCTGGCCCAGACTTATAAAAACTTTATTCTTCATATTGTCGATGATGGCTCAACTGATGACACTCAGGCCGTCTTAGAGAAATACAAAAATCACTCACAAGTTAAAATACATTTTCAAAACAATAACGGAGTAAGTGCAGCAAGAAATCTTGCGGCCTTTGCCAGTGCTGGATCGTGGATTAGTTTTCTGGACTCTGATGACGAGTGGATGCCTAATAAACTAGAAATTCAGATGAAGTATTTAAACGAGCACCCTGACTATAACTTTCTTCATAGTGAAGAGCTATGGATTAGAAATGGCGTACGCGTGAATCCGAAAGTTAAGCATTTAAAAAGTAACGACAATATTTTTGTTCGTTCACTGGATTTTTGTATCATCTCTCCTTCTACAGTCATTTTAAAAAGAGAGCTCTTTTTAAAACATCAAGGTTTTGATAAAAACTTTATCGTCTGTGAAGATTATGATCTATGGTTAAAAGTTTTACTGACAGAAAACATTGCCTTCATCTCGACCCCACTGATTGAAAAGCATGGGGGGCATGCAGATCAGTTATCTACAAAGTTCGTCGCAATGGATTACTGGAGAATTAAATCACTAGTGAATCTTTTCAAATCACCTTTGGCCAATGAGAGTCAAAAAGAACTTATTAAAAATGTGATTCTAAAAAAGAGTGAGCTGCTTCTAAAAAGTTATATTAAGTATGAGAATCAAAAAAGTTTTGATGAAATACAAAGTGAGCTTGCGAGTATTGATCTTACCGTCTTATTATAG
- a CDS encoding OmpA family protein: protein MKLFPNLRKALLMATVLTAAAACSSGPVVQDYPVTANATEEVTNLENNVKTAQANQVDVLSPKNFQEANEALMDAKKMQSKGKDTDKVLHEIAVGNAYLANANAVADVARSNIEDVIAARQAAVTAGAPSYFGKEMKKADEDFKDVTKDIEKNKLSSATKERADLQKKYLELELKAIKEKNLGESRNTISLAKKEKAEKFAPRTLAIAEKSYTDTEAYITANRHNTIAIEARAAETKQAAMHALNINRTAKGTNKTSSEETALAMEKERQRVAAKESQLSSVKGELDATQNALEGSVDTNVALMSAQQKLEAEQKKLEAEKAFNEKYEAARKEFASNEAEVYKQGDALLIRLKGMEFPSAKATIQPKNKELLSKVQKVMEDFGASNVIVEGHTDSVGGKQVNDRLSQNRAEAVKNYLQTNGGGMSEESSKIEAVGYGYQKPLATNKTASGRAQNRRVDIIIKPEGAPASETTRQ from the coding sequence ATGAAATTATTCCCTAATCTTAGAAAAGCACTACTAATGGCAACGGTTCTTACAGCTGCAGCAGCGTGTAGTTCTGGGCCAGTTGTCCAAGATTACCCCGTTACTGCAAATGCGACGGAGGAAGTTACCAACCTTGAAAACAACGTCAAGACCGCTCAGGCCAACCAAGTTGACGTTCTTTCACCAAAAAACTTTCAAGAAGCAAATGAAGCATTGATGGATGCTAAGAAGATGCAGTCTAAAGGTAAAGACACAGACAAAGTTCTACATGAAATTGCCGTTGGTAACGCTTACCTTGCTAATGCAAATGCGGTTGCTGATGTCGCTCGAAGTAACATCGAAGATGTTATTGCTGCAAGACAAGCTGCTGTAACGGCAGGTGCTCCTTCTTATTTTGGTAAAGAAATGAAGAAAGCTGATGAAGACTTTAAAGATGTAACAAAAGACATCGAAAAAAATAAGTTAAGCTCAGCGACTAAAGAGCGTGCCGATCTTCAGAAGAAATACCTTGAGCTGGAATTAAAAGCAATTAAGGAAAAAAACCTGGGAGAAAGTAGAAACACAATCTCTCTTGCTAAAAAAGAAAAAGCAGAGAAATTTGCTCCAAGAACTTTAGCGATTGCAGAAAAAAGCTACACAGACACAGAAGCGTACATTACAGCAAACCGTCACAATACTATTGCGATTGAAGCTCGTGCTGCTGAAACAAAACAAGCTGCAATGCACGCTTTAAATATCAACCGCACAGCTAAAGGAACGAATAAAACTTCTTCAGAAGAAACAGCTTTAGCAATGGAAAAAGAGCGTCAAAGAGTTGCTGCAAAAGAAAGCCAACTTAGCAGCGTAAAGGGTGAACTGGATGCAACTCAAAATGCACTTGAGGGATCAGTTGATACAAACGTTGCTCTTATGTCAGCTCAACAAAAATTAGAAGCTGAACAAAAGAAACTAGAGGCCGAAAAAGCTTTCAATGAAAAATATGAAGCTGCTAGAAAAGAGTTTGCTTCAAATGAAGCTGAAGTCTACAAACAAGGTGACGCTCTTTTAATCCGTCTTAAAGGTATGGAGTTCCCAAGCGCAAAAGCAACAATCCAACCAAAAAATAAAGAACTACTTTCTAAAGTTCAAAAAGTAATGGAAGACTTTGGAGCAAGTAACGTCATTGTTGAAGGTCACACTGATTCAGTTGGTGGAAAACAAGTTAACGACCGTCTGTCTCAAAACAGAGCTGAGGCCGTAAAAAATTACCTTCAAACTAACGGTGGTGGGATGTCTGAAGAGTCATCTAAAATTGAAGCTGTGGGTTATGGATACCAAAAACCACTTGCTACTAATAAAACTGCTAGCGGGAGAGCTCAAAACCGTCGTGTAGATATTATTATTAAGCCAGAAGGTGCACCTGCTTCTGAAACAACAAGACAATAA
- a CDS encoding TerC family protein translates to MFGFSNEIIIALFTLTMMEIVLGIDNIIFIAILVARLDIKDQAKIRNIGIGLALVIRIGLLFSISWVMTLTEPLFTILNYSFSGRDLILLGGGLFLIAKSTFEIHHKVEGDPEHALPDDAKSTKKASPGGMLAQILVLDIVFSLDSVITAVGMVSHVGVMVVAMIISMVVMLASAGKISAFVEKHPTIKILALSFLILIGVMLVAESMGQHVSKGYIYFAMAFSLAVESLNIRYRTKNRVKNS, encoded by the coding sequence ATGTTTGGATTTTCTAATGAGATTATTATTGCGCTATTTACATTAACGATGATGGAAATCGTTCTTGGTATCGATAACATTATTTTTATCGCTATCTTGGTGGCCCGTCTTGATATTAAAGATCAGGCAAAAATTCGAAATATTGGAATTGGATTGGCCCTTGTTATCCGCATCGGACTTTTATTCTCAATCAGCTGGGTAATGACGTTAACTGAGCCGTTGTTTACAATTTTGAATTATTCGTTTTCTGGAAGAGATTTAATTCTTCTTGGTGGGGGATTATTTTTAATCGCCAAATCAACTTTTGAAATCCACCATAAAGTTGAAGGGGATCCTGAGCACGCTCTTCCTGATGATGCAAAATCGACGAAAAAAGCAAGCCCGGGTGGAATGCTCGCACAAATTTTAGTACTGGATATCGTCTTCTCACTAGATTCTGTTATTACAGCTGTCGGTATGGTTAGCCATGTCGGAGTTATGGTGGTGGCGATGATTATCTCTATGGTGGTGATGCTGGCGTCTGCTGGAAAGATCAGTGCCTTTGTTGAAAAACATCCAACAATTAAAATCCTTGCCCTGTCTTTCTTAATCCTGATCGGGGTTATGTTAGTAGCAGAGTCAATGGGACAACACGTTTCAAAAGGTTATATCTACTTTGCCATGGCCTTCTCATTAGCAGTTGAGTCACTAAACATTAGATATAGAACAAAGAACCGTGTAAAAAACTCATAG
- a CDS encoding HAMP domain-containing methyl-accepting chemotaxis protein has product MFKNLSLKAKLLILCGTLLFFTVVIGGVSFWGIKKIDSHLDRVAHVSLPNIKSADSMYLTYSKIRIALRTLGLPGISKAEEDLSVKTVLDLIEKYEIENKKYMVTPFSPGEKELYDRVDQDWKNFKAIGVKVLTLQKSGTAEDRQKMLEIFLKDCPEAAAVYNRSIMALVDFHQKNAAEWVAEASKDGDFVETIQNVIMFIGVFGGLAIGYFFAISISRMLNQISNNLSLGSDTIANFTNEINAASISLNSSITQQAAALQQTTSAVEETSASVVSNADNAKRSAEVSEHSKTSVHNGKMAVDEVINSISQISMSTEKIKEEIDQSNKEIAEIVNVINEIGAKTKVINDIVFQTKLLSFNASVEAARAGEHGKGFSVVAEEIGKLAQMSGSSAKEISELLETSIEKVQSTIESSKKRINSLMMLSKDKVEMGTLTAKKCSDALDEIIMNVNNVDQMISEISSASHEQSQSIREITKAMSEIDSASHQNSSSSQQASVAAGSLGNQVDDFRDLVVQLNTLISGKAA; this is encoded by the coding sequence GTGTTTAAAAATCTTAGTCTGAAAGCAAAATTACTTATCTTGTGTGGGACACTTTTGTTCTTCACTGTGGTTATCGGAGGAGTGAGTTTTTGGGGGATCAAGAAAATTGATTCTCACTTAGATAGAGTGGCCCACGTGAGTCTTCCCAATATTAAGTCGGCCGATTCAATGTATCTTACTTACAGTAAAATTCGTATTGCTTTAAGAACTCTTGGGTTGCCTGGAATTTCCAAAGCAGAAGAAGATCTGTCTGTAAAAACAGTTCTGGATTTAATTGAAAAGTATGAAATAGAAAATAAAAAATATATGGTAACGCCTTTTTCTCCAGGAGAAAAAGAGTTGTATGACCGTGTTGATCAAGACTGGAAAAATTTTAAAGCAATCGGGGTGAAAGTTTTAACACTTCAAAAATCAGGAACAGCAGAAGACAGACAAAAGATGTTAGAGATTTTTTTAAAAGACTGTCCAGAGGCAGCAGCAGTTTATAATAGAAGCATTATGGCGCTGGTAGATTTTCACCAGAAAAATGCAGCAGAGTGGGTTGCAGAAGCATCGAAAGATGGAGATTTTGTCGAAACCATCCAGAATGTTATTATGTTCATCGGTGTGTTTGGCGGTCTGGCAATCGGCTACTTTTTTGCGATCTCGATTTCAAGAATGCTTAATCAGATTTCAAACAATCTATCTCTTGGATCAGATACAATCGCCAATTTTACCAATGAAATTAATGCTGCCAGTATTTCTTTAAATTCAAGCATCACTCAACAGGCAGCGGCCTTACAACAAACGACTTCAGCAGTTGAAGAGACAAGTGCTAGTGTTGTGAGCAATGCCGATAATGCAAAAAGATCAGCAGAAGTTTCTGAGCATAGCAAGACCAGTGTGCACAATGGAAAGATGGCCGTTGATGAAGTCATTAATTCAATCAGCCAGATTTCTATGAGTACGGAAAAAATTAAGGAAGAAATTGATCAGAGTAATAAAGAAATTGCAGAAATCGTCAATGTGATTAATGAGATTGGAGCGAAAACGAAAGTGATTAATGATATCGTTTTCCAGACGAAACTTTTATCTTTCAATGCTTCGGTTGAAGCTGCAAGAGCAGGTGAGCATGGTAAAGGATTTTCTGTCGTAGCAGAAGAAATTGGAAAACTTGCTCAGATGAGTGGTAGCTCCGCAAAAGAAATTTCAGAATTATTAGAAACCAGTATTGAAAAAGTTCAATCGACAATTGAGAGCTCAAAAAAACGCATCAACTCTCTTATGATGTTAAGTAAGGATAAAGTTGAAATGGGAACATTGACTGCCAAAAAGTGCAGTGATGCTCTTGATGAAATTATTATGAACGTTAATAACGTTGACCAGATGATTTCAGAAATTTCATCGGCCAGCCATGAACAGTCTCAAAGTATTCGTGAAATTACTAAGGCCATGAGTGAGATTGATAGTGCTTCTCACCAGAATAGCTCGTCTTCACAGCAAGCAAGTGTGGCAGCAGGAAGTCTTGGAAATCAAGTTGATGATTTCCGAGACCTAGTCGTCCAATTGAATACTCTTATTAGTGGAAAGGCAGCGTAA
- a CDS encoding MAPEG family protein: protein MVLSIELKMLFYSAILGIVQLLIATQLSTAQRGIKWNLSPRDEKAPELTGVAGRMDRAFKNFMETFPFFIVAIVIVQITQMQSSSSSIGAMLYFWARLLYVPLYAAGIPGVRTFVWVISFVGIIMVLSALF, encoded by the coding sequence ATGGTTTTATCAATTGAATTAAAAATGCTTTTTTACTCTGCAATCCTGGGAATCGTTCAACTATTAATAGCAACACAACTCTCAACTGCTCAACGTGGAATCAAATGGAATCTTTCACCTCGCGATGAAAAAGCTCCAGAACTCACTGGCGTTGCTGGCCGAATGGATAGGGCCTTTAAAAATTTCATGGAAACATTTCCATTTTTTATCGTGGCCATCGTTATCGTGCAAATAACCCAAATGCAAAGTAGCAGTAGCTCTATTGGGGCCATGCTTTATTTTTGGGCAAGACTTCTTTATGTCCCATTGTACGCGGCCGGAATTCCCGGCGTACGTACATTCGTATGGGTCATTTCTTTTGTCGGAATCATCATGGTGCTATCAGCACTTTTTTAA
- a CDS encoding putative DNA modification/repair radical SAM protein has product MELKDKISILADAAKYDASCASSGVKRAAEKGGIGSLEGSGICHSYTPDGRCISLLKILLTNICIYDCSYCVNRVSSQVKRAKFTVEEVVNLTMNFYKRNYIEGLFLSSGVARSSDETMEEMIEIARRLRVDHKFGGYIHLKAVAGCSQELLNKAGLYADRMSANIELPKQTDLNELAPAKTHTEIEKSMEQIQDRIVENKEEHKLFKLAPLFTPGGQSTQMIVGATKSSDRDIMTKASNLYGNYNLKRVYYSAFSPIPDASPDLPSSRPPMIREHRLYQTDWLLRFYGFNVDEVLPADVPELDLEMDPKLSWAIRNRASFPVDLNVATRDILLRIPGLGVRNVDKILATRKFQKIRLTDLSKMRVHLDKIRPFVVTQDYNPPVTQLDSLHFAKHFRPEVHVQLDLFSSLPVSVTGEF; this is encoded by the coding sequence ATGGAACTAAAAGACAAAATTTCAATCTTGGCCGACGCCGCAAAATACGATGCTTCATGTGCATCAAGTGGCGTAAAGAGGGCCGCAGAAAAAGGTGGAATTGGAAGTTTGGAAGGTTCTGGAATCTGTCACAGCTACACTCCAGATGGACGCTGTATTTCTCTTTTAAAGATTTTGTTAACTAACATCTGTATCTACGATTGCAGCTATTGCGTGAATCGCGTTTCAAGCCAGGTTAAGCGCGCGAAGTTTACAGTTGAAGAAGTTGTGAACCTTACGATGAATTTTTATAAAAGAAATTACATTGAAGGATTATTTTTAAGCTCAGGTGTCGCCCGCTCATCTGATGAAACAATGGAAGAGATGATTGAGATCGCTCGCCGACTTCGTGTTGATCACAAGTTTGGTGGATACATTCATTTAAAAGCGGTTGCTGGTTGCTCTCAAGAATTGCTGAACAAAGCAGGTCTGTATGCTGATCGCATGAGCGCCAATATTGAATTGCCAAAACAAACAGATCTCAATGAACTTGCTCCAGCTAAAACACACACCGAGATTGAAAAATCGATGGAGCAAATTCAAGATAGGATTGTTGAGAATAAAGAGGAGCATAAACTTTTCAAGCTTGCTCCTCTTTTTACTCCTGGTGGCCAGTCGACTCAAATGATTGTTGGGGCAACGAAATCGAGTGACCGCGACATCATGACAAAAGCTTCTAACCTATATGGAAATTATAATTTAAAGCGCGTGTACTACAGTGCCTTCAGTCCGATACCAGACGCGAGCCCCGATCTGCCATCAAGCCGCCCTCCAATGATTCGTGAGCACCGTCTGTATCAGACTGATTGGTTACTACGCTTTTATGGTTTTAATGTAGACGAAGTATTGCCTGCTGATGTTCCGGAATTAGATTTAGAAATGGACCCCAAGTTATCATGGGCCATTAGAAATCGTGCTAGCTTTCCGGTTGATCTGAACGTGGCCACAAGAGACATTCTCCTGCGCATCCCGGGCCTGGGTGTGCGTAATGTAGATAAAATCCTAGCGACCAGAAAGTTCCAAAAAATTCGTCTAACTGACTTATCAAAGATGCGCGTGCACTTAGATAAGATCAGGCCATTTGTAGTCACGCAAGATTACAACCCACCTGTTACCCAGCTAGACTCACTACATTTCGCAAAACACTTCAGGCCCGAGGTTCACGTACAACTCGACTTATTTTCGAGCCTTCCTGTCAGCGTGACAGGAGAATTTTAA
- a CDS encoding flavodoxin family protein: MFGNIKIRKGQPDHRLSKEIFFTEFKKSFYDPRFRVMDTEIERLADIAFENYNEGRKAPITTKAGPQFSDPNYDLSVEWLDTRNRLMEAAVLHARSPSKILIINASPRNEHTCPSEMSKSYRMLTHAQEVIEAAGVDFEILDLSNMTSEYRKIIHPCKGCVSTAMPLCHWPCSCYPNHALDQTHDWMADIYKMWVEAHGILVISPVHWYQVPTSFKSMMDRMVCADGGNTDPTKTHGKDPELAKKLEMKGWDYPKHLAGRAFSVVVHGDSTGVQDVRRTLIDWMTDLQLIQAGAGASSYIGYYGTYAESHEELDKRPDFLIEVETAALSLVKQIEMNRSARYVQPDVGLEHPMQK, translated from the coding sequence ATGTTTGGAAATATAAAAATCAGAAAAGGTCAGCCTGACCATCGCCTATCCAAAGAAATTTTTTTCACTGAATTTAAAAAATCTTTTTATGACCCTCGCTTCAGAGTGATGGATACAGAAATTGAAAGACTGGCCGACATCGCTTTTGAAAATTACAACGAAGGGAGAAAGGCCCCTATTACAACAAAAGCAGGGCCTCAGTTTAGCGATCCAAATTACGACTTATCAGTTGAATGGCTCGACACCAGAAACCGTTTAATGGAAGCTGCTGTACTTCATGCAAGAAGTCCTTCAAAAATTCTTATCATTAATGCTTCTCCTCGAAATGAACATACATGCCCAAGTGAAATGTCGAAATCTTACCGCATGCTTACTCACGCGCAAGAAGTTATTGAAGCAGCAGGAGTTGATTTTGAAATTTTGGATTTAAGTAATATGACTTCTGAATACCGTAAAATTATCCATCCTTGTAAAGGTTGTGTTTCAACGGCCATGCCTCTATGCCACTGGCCTTGTTCTTGTTACCCAAACCACGCTCTCGATCAAACTCATGACTGGATGGCCGACATTTATAAAATGTGGGTTGAGGCCCATGGGATTTTAGTGATCTCCCCTGTCCACTGGTATCAAGTTCCCACTTCATTCAAATCAATGATGGATAGAATGGTTTGTGCTGATGGAGGAAATACAGATCCTACAAAGACTCACGGAAAAGATCCGGAGCTTGCAAAAAAATTAGAAATGAAAGGCTGGGATTATCCTAAGCATCTTGCAGGAAGAGCTTTCTCAGTTGTCGTTCACGGCGATAGCACTGGTGTACAAGATGTTAGACGAACTCTGATTGACTGGATGACTGACTTGCAACTTATTCAAGCAGGGGCCGGAGCTTCAAGCTATATCGGTTATTATGGCACCTATGCTGAAAGCCATGAAGAGTTAGACAAGCGACCAGACTTTTTAATTGAAGTTGAGACAGCTGCCTTAAGTCTAGTGAAACAAATTGAAATGAATAGAAGTGCCCGTTATGTTCAACCAGATGTTGGTCTAGAACATCCGATGCAAAAATAA
- a CDS encoding murein L,D-transpeptidase catalytic domain family protein — translation MRPKYTLRLTSVFIALCFLFISNTVFASGAQRPVVDDGSTSDSVSLRPPEAPSGDSGGSSETIEEKYSHVDHDKIVPAALLSKTLAYYDANQSKIKNKNYIIVIDFKQHNSKKRFYLINMNTGDVEQYLTAHGKNSDPDFDGYATKFSNTDGSLMSSVGFYLTAETYYGDNGYSLRLDGLSSTNSNARSRAIVIHGASYVRDASLIGRSYGCPALEEQYAADVIDTVKGGSLIYADG, via the coding sequence ATGAGGCCCAAATATACACTGAGACTGACTTCAGTCTTCATAGCACTTTGTTTTTTATTTATTTCTAACACTGTTTTTGCTTCAGGTGCACAACGTCCTGTGGTTGATGATGGTTCAACTTCAGACTCTGTATCTCTAAGGCCTCCAGAAGCTCCATCCGGCGATTCTGGAGGTTCTTCAGAAACTATTGAAGAGAAATATTCACACGTAGACCATGACAAGATAGTTCCTGCTGCTCTACTTTCTAAAACGCTTGCCTATTACGATGCTAATCAATCCAAGATTAAAAATAAAAACTACATCATCGTGATTGATTTCAAACAACACAATTCTAAAAAACGCTTTTACCTAATCAATATGAATACAGGTGATGTTGAACAGTACTTAACTGCTCATGGAAAAAACTCTGATCCTGATTTCGATGGATATGCGACGAAATTTTCTAATACTGATGGTTCATTAATGAGTTCAGTTGGCTTTTACCTGACTGCCGAAACTTATTATGGAGATAACGGCTACTCACTTCGCCTGGATGGATTGTCTTCTACGAACTCAAATGCGCGTTCTCGCGCGATTGTTATTCACGGAGCAAGTTACGTGAGAGATGCCTCGTTAATCGGCAGAAGCTATGGTTGCCCTGCTCTGGAAGAGCAATACGCGGCCGACGTCATTGATACAGTCAAAGGTGGTTCGTTAATTTACGCCGACGGGTAA
- a CDS encoding murein L,D-transpeptidase catalytic domain family protein, translated as MRPNYTHRLSSVFIALCLLFITHNAFALGAKRPATGGSSTPAPTPKPPVVQPEVPPVDNGSSEGSETIAEKYSYVDQEKIVPAALLLKTLTYYDANLSKIKNKNYIVVIDFKQHNSKKRFYLINMQSGDVEQYLTAHGKNSDPDYDGYATKFSNTSGSNMSSVGFYLTAETYYGDNGYSLRLDGLSSTNSKARSRAIVIHGASYVREASLIGRSYGCPALEVRYAADVINTIKDGSLIYADG; from the coding sequence ATGAGGCCTAATTACACGCACAGACTGAGTTCAGTTTTTATTGCTCTTTGTTTATTATTTATTACTCACAATGCTTTTGCTCTAGGAGCAAAACGTCCCGCGACTGGAGGGAGTTCAACCCCGGCACCAACACCAAAACCTCCAGTGGTACAACCTGAAGTTCCACCGGTTGATAATGGTTCAAGTGAAGGATCAGAGACCATTGCAGAAAAATACTCCTATGTAGATCAGGAAAAAATTGTTCCTGCTGCTCTACTTTTAAAAACTCTTACCTACTACGATGCCAATCTTTCTAAGATCAAAAATAAAAACTACATCGTGGTTATTGATTTCAAACAACACAATTCTAAAAAACGTTTTTATCTCATCAACATGCAGTCAGGTGATGTTGAACAATACCTAACGGCCCATGGAAAAAACTCAGACCCAGATTATGATGGATACGCGACGAAGTTCTCCAATACATCAGGCTCAAATATGAGTTCAGTCGGTTTTTACCTGACTGCTGAAACTTATTATGGAGATAACGGGTATTCACTTCGCCTTGATGGTTTATCGTCTACGAACTCTAAGGCCCGCTCTCGCGCCATTGTCATTCACGGGGCAAGTTACGTGAGAGAAGCTTCATTAATCGGTAGAAGCTATGGTTGCCCGGCCCTGGAAGTGAGATATGCAGCTGATGTCATTAATACCATTAAAGATGGATCTCTGATCTATGCAGACGGGTAA